CATTGCGGTCTGCCGGCGCTAGTGCCCATCCGGGCGCGATCCCGCAAGAAAACGACGAAAGGAGAGCAGACGATGAACGAGAACGAAGCCCAAGGTGCTTCGCACCCGCACGGCCCGGGTTGCGGTTGCCATCCGCAGGATGCGGCGCTCCCGCCGGAAGCCGCGAAGACGCTGGCGGCGGAGATGCCGCGCCCGGAACCGGCAAGGCGCGGGTTCCTGCGCGGAGGACTGCTGGCTGGCGCGACTGCGGCGCTGGGCGGTCTGGGCGCGCCGTCACTCGCCCGTGCCGATACCGGCATGAAGCGCAGCACCATCAATCATTACCACGTGCCCGCGTCGGCCGAGACGGTGCACTGGGGCTATTTCAGCAAGCACCTGAAGCCCCTGGTGGAAGTGGAATCGGGGGACTTCGTGACCATCGAGACCCTGACCCACCACGCCAACGACGATTTCGAGCGGATGATCAAGGGAGATTCCGGCGCAGAAAGCGTCTACTACTGGGACAAGCAGCGCAAAGGGGTGAATCGCCGTGGGGCCGGGCCGGAGGACGCTTCCCTGTTCGGCCGGGGGGCGGGCGAAGGTCTGGGCGTGCACATCTGCACCGGTCCCGTGGCCGTGAAGGGGGCGGAACCGGGCGACATCCTCGAGGTCAGGATCCTCGACGTGTCGCCGCGGCCCAGCGCGAATCCGCTCTACCGGGGCAAGACGTTCGGCAGCAACGCCGCTGCCTGGTGGGGCTTTCACTACAAGGACCAGATCGAGGAACCCAAGGGCAGGGAGGTCATCACCATCTACGAGGTGGATGCCACGGGCGAGCGCAACTGGGCCAAGGCGCTCTACAACTTCCAGTGGACGCCGCAGACGGATCCCTTCGGTGTCGTCCACAAGATCATCGACTACCCCGGGGTTCCGGTGGATCACGCGACCGTCAAGGAGAACTGGGGGATCCTCAAGAACGTGCGGGTGCCGGTACGTCCGCACTTCGGCGTGATGGGACTCGCCCCGGCCGAAGCCGACATCGTCGATTCCATTCCGCCCAGCTACACCGGCGGCAACATGGACGACTGGCGGGTGGGCAAGGGCGCCACGCTGTACTACCC
This region of Betaproteobacteria bacterium genomic DNA includes:
- a CDS encoding acetamidase/formamidase family protein, which encodes MPRPEPARRGFLRGGLLAGATAALGGLGAPSLARADTGMKRSTINHYHVPASAETVHWGYFSKHLKPLVEVESGDFVTIETLTHHANDDFERMIKGDSGAESVYYWDKQRKGVNRRGAGPEDASLFGRGAGEGLGVHICTGPVAVKGAEPGDILEVRILDVSPRPSANPLYRGKTFGSNAAAWWGFHYKDQIEEPKGREVITIYEVDATGERNWAKALYNFQWTPQTDPFGVVHKIIDYPGVPVDHATVKENWGILKNVRVPVRPHFGVMGLAPAEADIVDSIPPSYTGGNMDDWRVGKGATLYYPVAVAGALLSVGDPHASQGDSELCGTAIECSLTGTFQVILHKKDSLAGTPLENLNYPLLETQEEFVVHGFSYPNYLADLGEKAQSEIYSKSSTDLALRDAFRKMRHFLMTTQGLSEDEAVSLMSIAVDFGVTQVVDGNWGMHAIVKKSLFSAGE